Proteins encoded in a region of the Bacillus sp. T3 genome:
- a CDS encoding alpha/beta hydrolase: MKKKKVFGILGSFLFVASSVGVYFSNMLMYKKKKDEKLVLERETRAGRYDPVSFENLPKREVSIPSPFGYSLKTILVEPHHTNRYVIICHGVTENKVNSVKYMNLFLERGFNAVIYDHRRHGESGGKTTSYGHYEKSDLKAVVDWLKAEKGSELLLGIHGESMGAATTLLYAGMLEDGADFYIVDCPFSDFKELLEYQIKKDVKLPPRVVLPLGDFFLRLRDKYSVKQVSPISVIEKIRNPILFIHSQDDKYILPAMTEALYERKIGAKKLFLAVKGDHAQSLNENREEYEKAIDEFLTECVFG, from the coding sequence ATGAAAAAGAAAAAGGTTTTTGGGATTTTAGGATCGTTTCTATTTGTTGCATCTTCTGTAGGTGTTTATTTTTCAAATATGCTTATGTATAAGAAAAAGAAGGATGAAAAATTGGTGCTCGAACGGGAAACGCGTGCAGGTCGCTATGACCCAGTTTCGTTTGAAAACTTACCTAAACGTGAGGTGTCCATTCCTTCACCATTTGGCTATTCCTTGAAAACGATTTTGGTGGAACCGCATCATACGAACCGCTATGTAATCATTTGTCATGGTGTGACCGAAAATAAAGTGAACTCTGTGAAATACATGAATTTGTTTCTTGAACGTGGCTTCAATGCGGTCATTTACGACCACCGTCGACACGGGGAATCGGGCGGCAAAACGACGAGCTACGGCCATTATGAAAAATCTGATTTAAAAGCCGTGGTTGATTGGCTAAAAGCCGAAAAAGGTTCAGAGCTGTTACTCGGCATTCACGGTGAGTCGATGGGCGCCGCAACGACCCTACTTTATGCCGGAATGCTCGAGGATGGGGCTGATTTTTATATCGTTGATTGCCCATTTTCCGATTTTAAAGAGCTGCTTGAGTATCAAATAAAAAAGGATGTCAAGCTACCGCCGCGTGTTGTGCTGCCACTTGGTGACTTCTTTTTGCGGCTGCGCGATAAATACTCGGTGAAGCAGGTATCACCGATATCGGTCATTGAAAAAATTCGCAATCCAATTTTGTTTATTCATAGTCAGGACGATAAGTACATTTTACCAGCCATGACAGAGGCTCTGTATGAACGGAAAATTGGCGCGAAGAAGCTGTTTTTGGCGGTAAAAGGGGATCATGCTCAGTCTCTTAATGAGAATCGCGAGGAGTATGAGAAGGCAATCGATGAATTTTTGACGGAGTGCGTGTTTGGGTGA
- a CDS encoding YqkE family protein, whose translation MKKQHSKAKQKPKKDEAAVTLGDMLNIDLVNQLKNKQKELKEAQEREQEAEEQRQKEERKRREKNKSFEELLNESSMSWKEFK comes from the coding sequence ATGAAAAAACAACATTCAAAAGCAAAACAAAAACCGAAAAAAGATGAAGCTGCTGTAACACTAGGAGATATGCTGAATATCGATTTAGTCAATCAGTTGAAAAATAAACAAAAGGAACTGAAGGAAGCACAAGAGCGCGAGCAAGAAGCTGAAGAGCAGCGCCAAAAAGAAGAACGAAAACGAAGAGAAAAAAACAAATCATTCGAAGAGCTCCTCAATGAAAGCTCAATGAGTTGGAAAGAATTTAAATAG